A region of Reichenbachiella carrageenanivorans DNA encodes the following proteins:
- a CDS encoding T9SS type A sorting domain-containing protein, producing MKKTLLLLFNGLLLSLASQAQNVFDNDAGTGDSNWSTEANWTVGLPEVIGGITQLNYNAKLDIDTSIPHLRSASNIALNPAGGTLTVTGAGYSVAILQSSGTSFLVDAPIILNSADAAESIQVNGTNGVLTFGPNSDLTLNTSARFTGSGEGTKTIHLNGSIQGASSIQYTSSADVFFGETSDNSNYDGDMVYWGSNATVTANTADDGVFVPAGHKVQVNNPGGTLILNGANIYHGYLALSAGHGFDLEINADQANITSLYLGTSTLDLSLGAEVDTLFFGDNSVIDWSLGTLVISGFRSKVLRFGTDDTGLTVAQLGRIDIGGGTPVLNAQGYLVDLDANTSPVESTAIEDIDLDEGFETSSFDLKAYITDPEFDSLTFEVESGNTGAVTVGVVKSIITISEVAEGTSTITVTATDDWGAFTEATFDVTVINAAPVVANAISNENLDEGFTTKVLDLSTTFSDPGNDSFTIGASSSTTAVATVEVAGTDLTITEVGIGVSTITVTAEDTQGAMTSTTFQVAISDPDNLDPTVVQTINDQVFKTGFSSQVIDISGVFTEPDGDNFSVTVMSDNESAVTALVVGDNLTLTEVGNGTAMITLLANDNKGGLGTTSFDVSIAPNNDPVLDATFDDVTVYLGFESYIINLTGAFSDADGDALVLSAESSTAAVATVQLTGNELTILEAGEGTSTITVSADDDFGGVVSATFEFEVAVNQEPVIGIPLFDQSYFEGFGSSSIDLATAFIDADGDVLTISAVSLDMDVVTASVSGNSLDIGEVGLGTTQVVVTAEDGKGGIARDTITVSVNKVLTAISLTQPLTLYPNPVPNGTVNLSGNFKSGQVAIYNIEGQSVFEKVLQRVGNEPIQLELDIPSGMYILRLVDEVSGHRFQTKLIKE from the coding sequence ATGAAAAAAACACTACTACTCTTATTTAACGGTTTATTACTGAGCTTGGCCTCTCAGGCACAAAATGTATTTGACAATGATGCGGGTACTGGAGATTCCAACTGGTCTACAGAAGCTAACTGGACGGTAGGCCTGCCAGAAGTGATAGGTGGTATTACCCAGCTGAACTACAATGCCAAGCTTGATATTGACACTTCAATTCCTCATTTACGATCAGCGTCAAATATTGCACTTAATCCTGCGGGCGGTACACTGACAGTTACTGGGGCAGGTTATTCGGTAGCTATTTTACAGTCGTCGGGCACCAGTTTTTTGGTGGATGCACCTATTATTTTAAACTCAGCAGATGCAGCAGAGTCTATTCAAGTCAATGGTACAAATGGGGTTTTAACTTTTGGCCCTAATTCTGATTTGACATTGAATACCTCTGCAAGATTTACAGGTTCAGGAGAGGGAACCAAGACCATTCATTTGAACGGAAGTATCCAAGGAGCCAGTAGCATACAGTATACAAGTTCGGCAGATGTTTTTTTCGGTGAGACCTCAGACAATTCAAATTATGATGGAGATATGGTCTATTGGGGTAGCAATGCTACCGTTACGGCTAATACAGCGGATGATGGAGTTTTTGTTCCTGCAGGCCACAAGGTTCAGGTCAATAATCCTGGTGGTACACTGATCTTGAATGGCGCTAATATTTATCATGGGTATCTGGCATTGTCAGCGGGGCATGGGTTTGACCTAGAGATCAATGCAGATCAAGCGAATATCACTAGCTTATATTTGGGTACTAGCACTTTGGATCTATCCTTAGGTGCCGAGGTGGATACCCTGTTTTTTGGTGATAACTCTGTAATAGACTGGAGTTTGGGTACTCTGGTCATATCTGGGTTTCGCAGCAAAGTGTTACGCTTCGGTACAGATGATACCGGCTTGACAGTAGCTCAGTTAGGACGAATCGACATAGGGGGAGGTACGCCTGTATTGAATGCGCAAGGTTATCTTGTAGATCTCGATGCCAATACTTCTCCAGTAGAATCTACTGCCATCGAAGACATCGATTTGGATGAAGGATTCGAAACCTCAAGTTTTGATCTCAAAGCATATATTACAGACCCAGAGTTCGATTCACTGACTTTTGAAGTAGAAAGTGGAAATACAGGGGCAGTTACTGTAGGTGTGGTCAAGAGCATCATTACCATTAGTGAAGTGGCAGAGGGGACGTCTACCATCACAGTGACAGCTACAGATGATTGGGGAGCATTTACCGAGGCCACTTTTGATGTAACAGTGATAAATGCTGCGCCCGTAGTAGCTAATGCGATTAGCAATGAAAACCTTGATGAAGGTTTTACGACGAAAGTGCTTGACCTGTCTACTACTTTTTCCGATCCAGGCAATGATTCATTTACGATTGGTGCTTCTAGTAGCACTACCGCAGTAGCTACGGTAGAGGTGGCTGGTACAGATCTTACCATCACAGAAGTAGGAATAGGAGTGTCTACCATTACAGTGACAGCTGAAGACACACAAGGGGCTATGACTTCAACCACATTTCAGGTAGCCATCAGCGATCCTGACAATCTAGACCCAACGGTCGTTCAGACCATCAATGATCAGGTGTTTAAGACTGGTTTTAGTAGTCAGGTTATAGATATATCGGGTGTGTTTACAGAGCCAGACGGAGACAATTTTAGTGTAACTGTCATGAGTGACAACGAGTCCGCTGTGACGGCGCTAGTGGTAGGAGATAATCTAACGCTAACAGAAGTAGGAAATGGTACGGCCATGATCACTTTGCTAGCCAATGACAACAAGGGAGGGCTAGGTACTACTTCTTTCGACGTGAGCATTGCACCCAACAATGACCCGGTATTGGATGCTACATTTGATGATGTGACTGTATACCTAGGTTTCGAAAGTTATATAATAAACCTTACTGGAGCTTTTAGCGATGCAGATGGCGATGCCCTGGTACTAAGTGCAGAAAGTAGCACAGCCGCAGTGGCTACTGTACAGCTTACTGGAAACGAACTTACTATATTAGAAGCAGGTGAAGGCACATCTACCATTACGGTTTCAGCAGATGATGATTTTGGTGGAGTGGTTTCTGCCACGTTTGAATTTGAAGTGGCTGTCAATCAGGAGCCTGTGATAGGTATTCCGCTTTTCGATCAGAGCTATTTCGAAGGTTTCGGGAGCAGTTCTATTGATTTGGCTACTGCTTTTATCGATGCAGATGGCGATGTACTGACTATTTCTGCGGTGAGTCTGGATATGGATGTAGTCACGGCAAGTGTATCTGGCAACTCCCTAGACATAGGAGAAGTAGGACTAGGTACTACCCAAGTGGTCGTGACGGCCGAAGATGGAAAAGGTGGTATAGCCAGAGATACGATCACAGTATCTGTCAACAAAGTGTTGACAGCCATATCATTGACCCAGCCGTTGACACTTTATCCTAACCCTGTGCCCAATGGTACTGTAAACCTAAGTGGAAACTTTAAGTCTGGTCAAGTAGCAATTTATAATATCGAAGGGCAAAGCGTATTCGAAAAGGTATTGCAGCGCGTAGGCAATGAACCGATCCAATTGGAGCTGGATATCCCGTCGGGTATGTATATCCTTCGATTGGTAGATGAAGTTTCTGGTCATCGTTTTCAAACGAAACTCATTAAAGAATGA
- a CDS encoding RagB/SusD family nutrient uptake outer membrane protein yields MKKMKALYISIWILGMGFLASSCEDHLDAEPYSFTSPENFYQSATDAEIALTGIYSILTGNAIQGIGNNSTYSRQLMIMLNGATDEAVVRDGLNQANYSPWGNAGFTSQSIFVNESWFYFYAGINRANYLIDKLPEIPDDDFNGNRKVEVEAEAKLLRGFYHMMLSMMHGAVPVYDTSIQDETMERKPIEEVYQRVIEDYTFAFDHLSDRAAVSSHVNKWTAAALLAKAHTYLGSAKKFGLSDFGYAPNSFDWVDENYQYQRALFYTQELISKSGYRLIDNYDYLFRETTKSQQYEECLLTGEASSNPNLYVINMIVSAFIPQGDNPVAGGGYGWYRPLGELWSKYTAEDYRRNHNITGNLVSSQPTEDIEGVTYYVPRTLVNANNGFLSIGKYRMIDPAQKAGPAWSSFISLPLLRYADVLLLHAEALYFTGNEAAARSALTTLRQRSVIEPATVADLNLAYYKSDFVEELLEERSRELCFENWRRIDLARFNKYDETIASLSADAGYYNTIVPTLKQNWKSEKVWFPIPIQQIDVNANLEQNPGY; encoded by the coding sequence ATGAAGAAAATGAAAGCACTATACATAAGTATCTGGATTTTGGGGATGGGTTTTTTGGCTTCTTCGTGTGAGGATCATCTCGACGCAGAGCCGTATTCTTTCACCTCTCCAGAAAATTTTTATCAGTCCGCAACAGACGCAGAGATTGCTCTGACTGGTATCTACTCTATTCTCACGGGCAATGCTATTCAGGGCATAGGCAATAATTCTACTTACTCCAGACAGCTTATGATTATGCTGAATGGCGCTACCGATGAGGCTGTCGTGAGAGATGGGTTAAATCAGGCTAATTATTCTCCTTGGGGAAATGCAGGGTTCACCAGTCAGAGCATCTTTGTAAATGAGAGCTGGTTTTACTTCTATGCGGGTATCAATAGAGCCAACTATTTGATAGATAAACTGCCCGAAATCCCTGACGACGACTTCAACGGCAATAGGAAGGTAGAGGTAGAGGCAGAAGCAAAATTGCTTCGAGGATTTTATCACATGATGTTGTCTATGATGCATGGTGCCGTGCCCGTTTACGATACGTCTATTCAAGACGAAACGATGGAACGAAAGCCTATTGAAGAGGTCTATCAGCGGGTTATCGAAGACTACACTTTTGCCTTTGACCATCTTTCAGACAGAGCCGCAGTCAGCAGCCATGTGAATAAGTGGACCGCAGCGGCACTATTGGCCAAGGCACATACTTACCTAGGCAGTGCTAAGAAATTCGGCCTGTCAGATTTTGGATATGCCCCAAATAGTTTTGATTGGGTAGATGAAAATTACCAGTACCAACGCGCACTTTTCTATACTCAAGAGCTGATAAGTAAAAGTGGGTATAGGCTGATTGATAACTATGATTATCTATTCAGAGAAACTACCAAATCTCAGCAATACGAGGAGTGCTTGCTGACGGGCGAAGCCTCTAGCAATCCCAACTTGTATGTGATCAATATGATCGTAAGTGCATTCATCCCGCAGGGCGACAATCCAGTGGCAGGAGGAGGGTATGGCTGGTACAGGCCACTAGGAGAACTTTGGAGTAAATACACTGCAGAGGACTATAGACGAAACCATAACATTACAGGCAACTTGGTCTCTAGCCAACCCACAGAGGATATAGAAGGAGTGACCTACTATGTACCAAGGACATTAGTGAATGCCAACAACGGATTTCTTAGCATAGGAAAGTATCGGATGATTGACCCTGCACAGAAAGCGGGGCCTGCTTGGTCATCATTTATTTCTCTTCCTCTGTTGAGATATGCAGATGTTCTATTGCTGCATGCAGAGGCGCTCTACTTCACGGGCAACGAAGCTGCTGCTCGATCTGCACTAACGACCTTAAGACAACGATCAGTGATCGAACCTGCTACCGTGGCCGACCTCAATTTGGCCTACTACAAATCTGATTTTGTAGAGGAGCTTTTAGAGGAGCGTTCACGCGAATTGTGTTTCGAAAATTGGCGAAGAATAGACTTGGCCAGATTTAATAAATATGATGAAACCATTGCATCGCTATCTGCAGATGCGGGCTATTACAATACCATCGTACCTACCCTAAAACAAAATTGGAAATCAGAGAAGGTTTGGTTTCCCATACCGATACAACAAATCGATGTAAACGCTAATCTGGAGCAGAATCCAGGATATTAA
- a CDS encoding SusC/RagA family TonB-linked outer membrane protein, whose amino-acid sequence MNKILLILGLIGAVCFQALGQIKVSGVVLDEETKEPLIGATVLVKGTSSGTIANVDGSFSLNLSSDTLSLLVSYTGYITQEIKPRNSQLEILLKLDMEQLDEVVIVGYGVQKKRDLTGSMSGIKSEELLQSQSPDVMTAMQGRMAGVQISSDSGQPGGGMNIVVRGQSSINGTSSPLFVIDGVQIDVNFDEVATSGSSQARMNPLASLNPADIESIEILKDASATAIFGSRGANGVVIVTTKSGGGGRATLEYSFDFGISEATKTMNVASANEYLAYQEERGNTSFLMTDADNDGAYDDRRNFDSIPSHDWQNEALRQAYTIQHQLTLRGGNDNSNYSVGLGYLSQEGLIINNDYKRYNFRIRLENKYSEKLKLWFNSNASYSNITGIANNGGIDDYNGVTQFVVLSNPWEIRDQDADPYSSAFTAPLDLIQKTDKTTDMFRIYSSANLNYSITKNLKYNALIGGMYSHSKLKEFFSSETSWGNYWDGRALISEVSSYSYNHSSQFHYDKKISQAHKINAMAAFEINHYNWEKFSNDIAGFEDQSTGVNDISKGAVTNGYNSNRWRTNRLSYLGRINYSLFDKYLFTVSMRADGSDKFGPGNRWGYFSSGALAWRVSDEAFMQSIDPISNLKLRVSYGSTGNERIPANTYLAQMETSYYASDDFTYFGMSPSSRENPDLKWEVTHQYNAGIDLGLFGNRVNVTADYYKKITNDLLMNAPIAAQSGYNQQWLNIGRIDNYGVELQLSTVNIDTKNFDWSTDFNISFNRNEVKNLGGSEFITVNTPGGWITNPARVIVGQPIGTMYGYMFDGIYQIEDFTWQNNSDPNVAHEDRVYELKEDVTQFQSGNPAPGTMKYKDISGPDGRPDGVVDDEYDRTVIGQSNPVHFGGFNNTFSYKNFDLSIFFQWNYGNDVFNAGKLRLNGILPWMNISKEYYDNHWTPENGGNDSPGLAQIDVSTPSSYFVEDASYLRLKTVSLGYTLPSALYSKIGISMIKISVVGTNLLTWTNYSGMDPEINYYNPLISGFDRIAYPRSKTVTFNLNVKF is encoded by the coding sequence ATGAATAAAATTTTACTGATTTTAGGATTAATCGGTGCAGTGTGTTTTCAAGCACTAGGTCAGATAAAGGTCTCAGGGGTAGTCCTGGATGAAGAAACGAAGGAGCCACTTATAGGTGCTACAGTTTTGGTGAAAGGCACTTCCTCGGGTACGATCGCTAATGTGGATGGGAGTTTTAGTTTGAACCTATCTAGCGATACGCTCAGTTTATTGGTTTCCTACACAGGCTACATTACTCAGGAGATCAAGCCGAGAAACAGTCAATTAGAGATTTTGTTGAAGCTGGATATGGAGCAGCTCGACGAAGTCGTGATTGTAGGATATGGCGTGCAGAAAAAAAGAGACCTTACAGGATCTATGTCGGGTATTAAGTCTGAAGAATTATTGCAATCGCAATCTCCAGATGTCATGACAGCTATGCAAGGTCGTATGGCTGGGGTTCAGATTTCCTCAGACTCAGGACAGCCAGGTGGAGGGATGAATATTGTAGTGAGAGGACAATCCTCCATCAATGGAACTTCGTCCCCACTATTTGTTATAGATGGTGTTCAGATCGATGTCAATTTTGATGAGGTCGCTACGTCGGGCTCTTCTCAGGCCAGAATGAATCCGCTGGCCTCTTTAAATCCTGCAGACATAGAATCTATTGAAATCCTGAAAGACGCTTCTGCCACAGCCATATTTGGCTCTAGAGGTGCCAATGGAGTCGTTATCGTAACTACTAAATCTGGTGGGGGAGGAAGAGCCACTTTAGAATACTCCTTCGACTTTGGTATCTCAGAAGCTACCAAAACCATGAATGTGGCTAGTGCGAATGAATACTTAGCTTATCAAGAAGAACGAGGCAATACGTCATTCCTAATGACAGATGCGGACAATGATGGTGCCTATGACGACCGTCGAAATTTCGACTCTATTCCATCTCACGATTGGCAAAATGAGGCTTTGAGACAGGCATATACCATACAACATCAGTTAACACTTCGAGGAGGAAACGATAATTCCAATTATTCAGTGGGACTGGGCTACCTCTCTCAGGAAGGGCTCATTATCAACAACGACTATAAACGTTATAATTTTAGAATACGGCTTGAAAACAAATATTCAGAGAAACTGAAACTCTGGTTTAATAGCAATGCTTCATACTCAAACATTACTGGAATTGCGAACAATGGAGGCATTGATGATTATAATGGGGTAACGCAATTTGTTGTGCTTTCTAACCCTTGGGAAATTAGAGATCAGGATGCGGATCCATATAGTAGTGCTTTTACGGCACCTCTAGACTTGATCCAAAAAACAGACAAGACTACCGACATGTTCAGGATATATTCCAGTGCTAATCTGAACTACAGCATTACTAAAAACCTAAAGTACAATGCCCTGATAGGTGGAATGTATTCTCATTCCAAATTGAAAGAGTTTTTCAGCTCTGAAACTAGCTGGGGCAACTACTGGGATGGAAGAGCTTTGATCTCAGAGGTGAGCAGTTACTCTTACAATCACTCTTCTCAGTTTCATTACGACAAAAAAATCTCCCAAGCGCATAAAATTAATGCCATGGCTGCATTTGAAATCAATCATTACAACTGGGAGAAATTTAGTAATGACATTGCCGGTTTTGAAGATCAATCGACGGGTGTAAACGACATTAGCAAAGGCGCAGTAACGAACGGATACAACTCTAACCGATGGAGAACGAATAGGTTATCTTATTTAGGACGGATCAACTATTCTTTGTTTGACAAATACCTCTTTACGGTAAGTATGCGAGCAGACGGGTCGGACAAATTTGGCCCAGGTAATCGATGGGGGTATTTTTCTTCAGGTGCTCTAGCATGGAGAGTCTCAGACGAAGCCTTTATGCAGTCGATAGACCCGATCAGCAACCTAAAACTTAGAGTAAGCTATGGGTCGACAGGCAACGAGCGCATTCCTGCCAATACTTATCTGGCTCAAATGGAAACGTCCTACTATGCCAGTGATGATTTTACCTATTTTGGAATGTCCCCATCGTCTAGGGAAAATCCAGATTTGAAATGGGAGGTTACCCATCAATATAATGCAGGTATTGACCTGGGGCTGTTTGGCAATCGAGTGAATGTCACGGCGGATTATTACAAAAAGATTACCAATGACCTCTTGATGAATGCGCCAATTGCAGCTCAAAGTGGCTACAACCAGCAGTGGCTAAATATTGGTAGAATTGATAACTACGGGGTAGAATTACAACTCTCCACGGTCAATATTGATACGAAAAATTTTGATTGGAGCACCGATTTCAATATTAGCTTTAATCGAAATGAAGTGAAAAACCTTGGCGGTTCGGAATTCATTACAGTGAATACCCCTGGCGGGTGGATCACTAACCCAGCGCGTGTTATCGTTGGTCAACCTATCGGCACCATGTATGGCTATATGTTCGATGGGATCTATCAAATAGAAGATTTTACATGGCAAAACAACAGTGACCCGAATGTAGCTCATGAGGATAGAGTGTATGAATTGAAAGAGGATGTGACTCAGTTTCAGAGTGGAAATCCAGCACCTGGCACCATGAAATACAAAGACATCAGCGGGCCAGATGGGAGGCCAGACGGGGTTGTCGACGATGAATATGACCGTACGGTCATTGGGCAAAGCAACCCTGTGCATTTTGGCGGTTTCAATAACACCTTTAGTTACAAAAATTTCGACCTCTCTATTTTCTTTCAGTGGAATTATGGCAACGACGTGTTCAATGCCGGGAAGTTGAGACTAAACGGGATACTACCTTGGATGAATATTTCGAAGGAGTATTATGACAATCATTGGACTCCTGAAAACGGAGGAAACGATAGCCCTGGGCTCGCTCAAATAGACGTTTCTACTCCATCATCTTATTTTGTAGAAGATGCTTCTTATCTCAGACTAAAGACGGTCTCTCTCGGTTATACATTGCCTTCGGCTCTTTATTCGAAAATAGGGATCTCTATGATAAAGATAAGTGTAGTAGGAACCAACCTGCTGACATGGACCAACTATTCTGGCATGGATCCAGAGATCAATTATTACAACCCGCTGATCTCTGGCTTCGACAGAATAGCCTATCCCAGATCCAAAACAGTCACTTTTAATTTGAATGTAAAATTTTAA
- a CDS encoding right-handed parallel beta-helix repeat-containing protein, which yields MKNSILLILVTISLFRCANVPIPRNLDMKDLGILEAKDVTPLVIKALEQCKEQGISKLTFPKGTYHFYPTFAPDFYCAITNNDNGLKRTAFPLIGFDGLEIDGGGSEFIFHGKMLPFIIEESSNLKVTNFSLDWEVPFFLQGEVIDNDPVNKTFDIHVVTPHKLDNGHLYMSLEREDSPYERKYGYKFTQQEKYDQMVGQNIIWDASTKAPLYAHNRYSSFDTHHFPASQINENLVRLETSYKETPPVGSVFVSKGEYLFNRQNPAFRVFKTKNLLLNNVTVHHAGGMGLIAERSENITLDGFNVMLKEGSGRYITSTADATHFCNCKGLVTIKNCTFENMLDDATNIHGTYVRVNKILADDQVAVETYHPHQNDYLFGEVGDSIQVIDQKTLLPTREPLVIKNIKRVNEKISILTFSESVKGSVSVYDGIENITWHAAALIENNIIRNNRARGLLISTPRKVEVRNNYISSQMAAFRITGDLGLWNESGPCDSLIIENNKIENCVYSGIPQSVFQIDPQYESKKYIEGAYSRNIFIRNNEIRTFDASILKAMSVDGLYFQGNDIIQTDTYLPLFPNKPNLEIINCKNVKTDGNTYRLLSGDKGELSVKTDSAIQ from the coding sequence ATGAAAAACAGTATTCTACTCATCCTTGTAACAATTTCGCTTTTTAGATGTGCGAATGTGCCAATACCCAGAAATCTGGATATGAAGGATTTGGGTATTTTAGAAGCAAAGGATGTTACCCCACTGGTTATAAAAGCCCTTGAGCAATGCAAGGAACAGGGGATAAGCAAACTGACTTTTCCCAAAGGGACTTATCATTTTTATCCCACATTCGCTCCAGATTTTTATTGTGCTATTACCAACAATGACAACGGCCTGAAAAGAACAGCTTTTCCGCTTATAGGTTTTGATGGGCTAGAGATCGACGGAGGAGGATCAGAATTCATTTTTCATGGCAAGATGCTACCCTTCATTATAGAAGAGAGCAGCAATTTGAAAGTAACAAATTTTAGTTTGGACTGGGAGGTGCCATTTTTTCTACAAGGAGAAGTGATAGACAATGATCCCGTAAACAAAACTTTTGATATCCATGTGGTGACCCCACATAAACTAGACAATGGTCATCTATATATGAGTCTGGAGCGTGAAGATTCTCCATATGAGCGCAAGTATGGATACAAGTTTACCCAGCAAGAGAAATACGATCAAATGGTCGGGCAGAACATTATATGGGATGCGTCTACGAAGGCACCACTTTATGCTCACAACCGATACAGCAGTTTTGACACTCACCATTTTCCTGCATCGCAGATAAATGAGAACCTAGTAAGATTAGAAACCAGCTATAAAGAAACACCGCCAGTGGGTTCTGTATTTGTATCGAAGGGAGAATATCTATTCAACCGACAGAATCCTGCATTCCGAGTATTCAAAACAAAGAATTTGTTGCTCAACAATGTAACCGTTCATCATGCCGGAGGCATGGGGCTTATCGCAGAGCGTTCTGAAAACATCACATTGGACGGTTTCAATGTGATGCTGAAAGAAGGAAGTGGAAGGTATATAACGAGTACTGCTGACGCTACTCATTTTTGCAACTGCAAAGGACTCGTGACGATCAAGAACTGTACGTTCGAAAATATGCTAGACGATGCGACCAATATTCATGGTACGTATGTACGAGTCAACAAAATATTGGCAGATGATCAGGTGGCCGTAGAGACGTATCACCCGCATCAGAATGATTACCTATTTGGCGAAGTAGGAGATAGCATTCAGGTAATAGATCAGAAAACCTTGTTGCCTACCAGAGAGCCTCTCGTGATCAAAAACATCAAGCGTGTAAATGAGAAGATATCGATTCTTACCTTTAGTGAATCTGTCAAGGGCAGTGTAAGCGTATATGATGGAATAGAGAACATTACCTGGCACGCGGCTGCGCTAATAGAAAACAACATTATTAGAAACAATAGAGCTAGAGGTCTCTTGATTTCTACACCAAGAAAAGTAGAGGTCAGAAATAATTACATTTCTTCTCAAATGGCTGCCTTTCGTATCACTGGCGATTTGGGATTGTGGAATGAGTCTGGCCCATGTGATAGCCTGATCATAGAAAACAATAAAATTGAAAATTGTGTATATAGTGGCATCCCGCAGTCAGTTTTTCAGATTGATCCTCAATATGAATCGAAAAAGTACATTGAAGGAGCTTACAGTAGGAATATTTTCATCAGAAATAATGAAATTCGCACTTTTGATGCTTCCATCCTGAAAGCTATGTCTGTAGATGGTCTCTATTTTCAGGGTAACGACATCATACAGACCGACACCTATCTGCCTTTATTTCCGAACAAACCCAACCTGGAAATTATCAATTGTAAAAATGTCAAAACAGATGGCAACACTTATCGCCTATTGTCAGGGGATAAGGGAGAACTGTCTGTAAAAACAGATTCGGCCATCCAATAA
- a CDS encoding ABC transporter ATP-binding protein has product MKDLAHLNKYLLKYKYHLIFGTVFIIISNLFGVIPAVVVRHSFDLIQGSFQVYNGFEGFGLQKETYDLFASSILIFGVVILVSAMLKGIFMFFMRQTIIVMSRLIEYDLKNEIYEHYQTLSLSFYRKNNTGDLMNRISEDVSRVRMYVGPAIMYGINLFTMFLIVIPFMLSINVELTLYSLLPLPFLSFSIYYVNNIINKRSEEIQESLSGLSTFVQEAFSGIRVIKAFVREEDYNQKFSAASDDYKDKSLRLAFVQALFFPLIMSLIGMSVILTVYVGSIGILQGELSTGNIAEFIIYVNMLTWPVTALGWITSIIQRAAASQKRINEFLHTENDIISEKNIEKDISGDVVFENVTFTYPDSGIQALKEVSFDVKAGESIAIIGTTGSGKSTIANLLCRMYDATGGAVKIDDISIKDYALSSVRGNIGYVPQDVFLFSESIADNIAFGNQTLTEAQIRTAADHADLTENIDRFPKGFQTMLGERGITLSGGQKQRVSIARAIAREPKILIMDDCLSAVDTKTENSILNSMKKIMVGRTTVIISHRVSSAQLADKIIVLDSGQIVEQGSHKELIGKDGTYKSLYDKQIHGEELSATTE; this is encoded by the coding sequence TTCAGGTATACAATGGATTTGAGGGGTTTGGTTTACAAAAAGAGACGTATGACCTCTTTGCGTCAAGTATTTTGATTTTTGGGGTGGTCATACTGGTATCTGCGATGCTCAAGGGCATATTTATGTTCTTTATGCGTCAGACGATCATTGTGATGTCTCGACTTATAGAATACGATCTCAAGAATGAAATATACGAGCACTATCAAACGCTTTCTCTCAGTTTTTATCGTAAAAACAATACAGGAGATTTGATGAATAGAATCTCCGAAGATGTAAGTCGTGTTCGGATGTATGTGGGGCCTGCTATCATGTATGGGATCAATTTGTTCACCATGTTTTTGATTGTGATCCCTTTCATGTTGTCGATCAATGTAGAGTTGACGTTGTACTCTTTGTTGCCATTGCCCTTCCTGTCATTTAGTATTTATTATGTCAACAATATCATCAACAAGCGTTCGGAGGAGATCCAAGAGAGTTTGTCAGGTCTATCTACGTTTGTACAAGAGGCGTTTTCTGGTATTCGGGTGATCAAAGCTTTTGTACGAGAGGAGGATTACAATCAGAAATTTTCTGCTGCGAGCGATGATTATAAAGACAAGTCACTTCGATTGGCCTTTGTGCAGGCTTTGTTTTTTCCGTTGATTATGAGTTTGATTGGGATGAGTGTGATCCTGACCGTATATGTAGGTTCGATAGGTATTTTGCAAGGCGAACTGAGCACGGGTAACATAGCGGAGTTTATCATTTATGTCAATATGCTGACCTGGCCTGTGACGGCTCTGGGGTGGATCACCAGTATTATCCAGCGCGCCGCTGCTTCTCAAAAGCGTATCAATGAATTTTTGCATACGGAAAACGATATAATCTCAGAGAAAAATATAGAGAAAGATATTTCTGGAGATGTGGTTTTCGAAAACGTGACTTTCACTTATCCAGATTCTGGTATTCAAGCACTGAAGGAGGTGTCTTTTGATGTGAAGGCAGGCGAATCGATTGCAATCATTGGGACTACAGGGTCGGGGAAAAGCACCATTGCCAATTTGCTTTGTCGTATGTATGATGCTACTGGTGGTGCTGTTAAGATCGATGATATTTCTATCAAAGACTACGCATTGTCGTCTGTGCGAGGCAATATCGGCTATGTGCCGCAAGACGTATTTTTGTTTTCGGAGAGTATTGCAGACAATATCGCTTTTGGTAATCAAACCCTAACAGAGGCGCAAATCCGAACTGCTGCAGACCATGCGGATCTTACCGAAAATATTGACCGATTTCCGAAAGGGTTTCAGACGATGTTGGGAGAAAGAGGAATTACGCTGTCTGGTGGACAAAAACAACGGGTATCTATAGCGAGAGCGATTGCAAGAGAACCCAAAATCTTGATTATGGATGACTGTCTGTCGGCTGTAGATACCAAGACGGAGAACAGCATTCTTAACAGCATGAAAAAGATTATGGTGGGGCGAACTACCGTGATTATCTCACATCGTGTATCATCCGCGCAGTTGGCCGATAAGATTATCGTGCTGGATAGCGGTCAGATTGTGGAGCAGGGGTCGCATAAAGAGCTTATTGGCAAAGATGGCACATACAAATCGCTCTATGACAAGCAAATCCATGGAGAAGAACTGTCAGCCACGACAGAATAA